A stretch of the Glycine soja cultivar W05 chromosome 13, ASM419377v2, whole genome shotgun sequence genome encodes the following:
- the LOC114382366 gene encoding DNA glycosylase/AP lyase ROS1-like isoform X1, whose translation MEVGEMDRKEPQVEVPWSPGTPIKAVPMKPMPICSPGERNQMGHHANGAVACDEFSHGQDKIGGLGDGSNVATDGGKTCEPTDSDAVSNYSKLGFCEQLFAVEAESRNSSVTQGNNDGLKNPFVPSFILDNVQDPQESYIACCSMKTSQDTLFTLDNANKEGIKIASMQVNMEEKDPGGEERNAPANKLDNNVPPNSKELCDPAMEFAAVSSPLKENHNPDKGSSHDTDLNKTPQQKPRRRKHRPKVIKEGKPKRTRKPATPKPVQPKENTPVKRKYVRKNTVNKTSTPPTEEARELSKEMSRKRSLNFDIGTTDESSAAIDNTTALLGKENGILVQETNVGSAFDLNTSMKQASNSYMSLPEDKQALNTSPSRRKSSGTKPEENTPPKRKYVRRKGVNKTSAPPIEVPGNLTKETMSASAQTSCTESIFDERARDQSYTVKENPTGHPGSEIGVLMKEMNVGLAYDLNTSRKQALNDDATLPKDTQAPSSSSKINLPGTKRKENLTGKRKNAGKKGSNPSPIPPTEITELTEARMLESNMSWRRSLNLDMGNVGRENLDLHTGKENLVLEERIVGPTYKDTWLKEAVNICMSLPEETRRPSTSISKCTSAGSKLNANSVEKKNKKGRATARGGNISNSQSSSIRSQMVGSKRKHSGTFNRADDSSMNLIGVQYNGLPSYQTSICLQFPKIQKKRTETGNATKEVQQTCPQEDALGHPYASSSSCWTYGSGYNTARVPATSGSTEKLKIDNTQTFNEFVLSLKRLAERSQTSTCDHGSLTRIRNCDTEPNYTAKQVGVSGRETFGDAIGALVAETCTPPTKKKRNRKKSVPSSSAHSTTNEMLQNHNFTLENYPLPMGKPSDIVPEVLWNTMNNIDALTLQFRQLNLNTEVRDLAFHEQNALVPYKQQNSLIHGDGVIVPFHIKKQHLRPKVDLDDETDRVWKLLLLDINSHGIDGTDEDKAKWWEEERNVFRGRADSFIARMHLVQGDRRFSRWKGSVVDSVVGVFLTQNVTDHLSSSAFMSLAARFPKISSSMCKTHHAEDTRLVVNKPQVHIVEPEESTEWDVKLLNQSVYDQPSPTIDIVEHSREKEAFNSNESCGTTSSVISLTDESNSRLSELPQKNIKEHCSPMRSGLLSASIEEGEEKSCYDGDRKELNDIVSSQGSVISSQISGDFSNDQNPEKIGSCSDSNSEVEVLSSTAKYNHFGSNTSFSKLLEMVSSTKFYADNSQKSESIENLRDAYDQHIHRQHNNTIESLKKSSATQGSAEASIILSDEYTLKLAPNLGMLDVNCFDPFKTEASTSDFLKKKDENSMNRSSLQTTEPGGQVATTHSQSIVSQVHPQEQSNHQQQSFFNISGQTQDLMQKGRGSDLGEQKNAMRNGTNEISSAPIKFKSKEQEKEKKDDFDWDSLRIEAQAKAGKREKTDNTMDSLDWDAVRCADVSEIAETIKERGMNNRLADRIKNFLNRLVEEHGSIDLEWLRDVPPDKAKEYLLSIRGLGLKSVECVRLLTLHHLAFPVDTNVGRIAVRLGWVPLQPLPESLQLHLLELYPVLESIQKYLWPRLCKLDQETLYELHYQMITFGKVFCTKSKPNCNACPMRGECRHFASAFASARLALPGPEQKSIVSTTGNSVIDQNPSEIISQLHLPPPESTAQADDIQLTEVSRQLESKSEINICQPIIEEPTTPEPECLQVSQTDIEDAFYEDLCEIPTINLNIEEFTMNLQNYMQEKMELQEAEMSKALVALNPEAASIPMPKLKNVSRLRTEHCVYELPDTHPLLQGWDTREPDDPGKYLLAIWTPGETANSIQPPESKCSSQEECGQLCNENECFSCNSFREANSQIVRGTLLIPCRTATRGSFPLNGTYFQVNEVFADHDSSLNPISVPRSWIWNLNRRTVYFGTSVTTIFKGLTTQEIQQCFWRGYVCVRGFDREARAPRPLMARLHFPASKLAKTKERTKKESSSTAKSRGSKPNPEQPELIANSSNLLQTGRD comes from the exons ATGGAGGTTGGGGAAATGGACAGAAAGGAGCCACAAGTTGAGGTTCCTTGGAGCCCCGGCACCCCTATTAAGGCCGTTCCTATGAAACCAATGCCGATCTGCTCGCCTGGGGAGAGAAATCAAATGGGTCATCATGCAAATGGAGCAGTTGCATGTGATGAATTTTCACACGGCCAAGACAAAATTGGTGGGTTAGGTGATGGGTCAAATGTTGCCACTGACGGTGGCAAAACTTGTGAACCGACAGATTCGGATGCTGTTTCCAACTATAGCAAACTTGGGTTTTGTGAACAATTGTTTGCGGTTGAGGCTGAATCGAGGAACTCTAGTGTGACACAAGGGAATAATGATGGATTGAAGAATCCTTTTGTTCCTTCATTCATCCTTGACAATGTCCAAGACCCTCAGG AATCATACATTGCTTGCTGTAGCATGAAAACTTCACAGGATACCCTATTTACACTTGACAATGCCAACAAAGAAGGCATAAAAATAGCATCAATGCAAGTCAATATGGAAGAAAAGGATCCAGgaggggaagagagaaatgcccCTGCCAATAAGCTTGACAATAATGTACCGCCAAACAGCAAAGAACTCTGTGACCCTGCAATGGAATTTGCTGCTGTTTCTTCACCATTGAAAGAGAATCACAACCCAGATAAGGGAAGCAGTCATGATACTGATCTTAATAAAACACCACAACAAAAACCAAGGAGAAGAAAGCACCGTCCCAAGGTCATCAAAGAAGGCAAACCCAAAAGAACTCGGAAGCCTGCTACCCCAAAGCCTGTTCAACCAAAAGAAAACACACCTGTCAAGAGGAAGTATGTGAGAAAGAATACAGTGAACAAGACTTCTACTCCTCCTACCGAAGAGGCTAGGGAATTGAGTAAAGAAATGTCTCGTAAAAGGTCCTTAAATTTCGACATAGGAACAACAGATGAAAGTTCTGCTGCCATAGATAATACAACTGCACTATTGGGAAAAGAAAATGGTATTCTCGTTCAAGAAACAAATGTAGGTTCTGCATTTGATCTAAACACGTCCATGAAGCAGGCATCAAACAGTTACATGTCACTACCAGAAGACAAACAAGCCCTTAATACATCTCCTTCGAGAAGAAAAAGCTCAGGGACAAAGCCAGAGGAAAACACGCCTCCCAAGAGGAAGTATGTGAGAAGGAAAGGAGTGAACAAGACTTCTGCTCCTCCAATAGAAGTTCCTGGAAATTTGACTAAAGAAACAATGTCTGCATCTGCCCAAACATCATGCACAGAGTCCATATTTGATGAAAGAGCAAGAGATCAAAGTTATACAGTCAAAGAGAATCCAACTGGGCATCCAGGCAGTGAAATTGGTGTACTCATGAAGGAAATGAATGTGGGCCTTGCCTATGATTTAAACACTTCCAGGAAGCAGGCATTAAATGATGACGCGACATTACCTAAGGACACACAAGCCCCAAGTTCATCTTCAAAAATCAATCTCCCTGGgacaaagagaaaagaaaacctGACTGGCAAGAGGAAGAATGCGGGGAAAAAAGGATCAAATCCGTCTCCTATTCCTCCAACAGAAATTACAGAATTGACTGAAGCAAGGATGCTTGAATCTAACATGTCATGGAGAAGATCCTTAAATTTGGATATGGGAAATGTAGGCAGAGAAAATTTGGATTTGCACACAGGGAAGGAAAATCTGGTGTTAGAGGAAAGAATAGTAGGTCCCACCTATAAAGACACTTGGTTGAAAGAGGCAGTAAATATTTGCATGTCATTACCTGAGGAAACACGACGCCCAAGTACATCTATTTCAAAATGCACTTCTGCTGGGTCAAAGCTGAATGCCAACTCTgtagagaagaaaaacaaaaaaggccGGGCAACTGCTCGGGGTGGAAACATCAGTAATAGTCAAAGTTCATCAATAAGGTCACAAATGGTTGGTTCAAAGAGAAAACATTCTGGCACCTTTAATCGTGCAGATGACAGCAGCATGAATCTGATTGGAGTGCAATATAATGGACTGCCCTCATACCAAACTAGCATTTGCCTTCAGTTTCCAAAAATACAGAAGAAAAGAACTGAAACGGGGAATGCAACAAAAGAAGTCCAACAGACATGCCCTCAGGAAGATGCTCTAGGACATCCATATGCATCAAGCTCCAGCTGCTGGACTTATGGTTCTGGATATAATACAGCTAGAGTCCCAGCCACAAGTGGATCgacagaaaaattaaaaattgataatacTCAAACATTCAATGAGTTCGTCTTGTCTTTGAAAAGGCTGGCAGAAAGATCTCAAACCTCTACTTGTGATCATGGTTCTCTAACCAGAATTAGAAACTGTGATACTGAACCAAATTATACTGCAAAACAAGTAGGCGTCTCTGGCAGAGAAACATTTGGGGATGCAATTGGTGCTTTAGTTGCAGAGACATGTACACCACCCACAAAAAAGAAGCGGAATAGAAAGAAAAGTGTTCCTTCCAGTTCAGCACATTCTACCACAAATGAGATGCTACAGAACCATAATTTTACATTGGAAAATTACCCTCTGCCAATGGGGAAGCCATCAG ACATTGTTCCTGAAGTACTATGGAACACCATGAACAATATTGATGCATTAACATTGCAATTTAGACAACTAAACTTAAACACAGAAGTCAGAGACCTTGCATTTCATGAGCAGAATGCACTTGTCCCTTATAAACAGCAAAACAGCCTTATCCATGGAGATGGGGTCATCGTTCCCTTTCACATTAAGAAACAGCATCTACGACCAAAGGTCGACCTTGATGATGAGACTGATAGAGTGTGGAAGCTTTTGCTGTTAGATATAAACAGTCATGGGATTGATGGAACAGATGAAGATAAGGCAAAGTGGTGGGAAGAAGAACGAAATGTGTTTCGAGGACGAGCCGACTCTTTTATTGCACGAATGCATCTTGTACAAG GAGACAGACGATTTTCTCGATGGAAAGGATCAGTTGTGGATTCAGTGGTTGGAGTTTTCCTCACCCAAAATGTCACTGACCATCTTTCCAG CTCTGCATTCATGTCCCTTGCTGCTCGATTTCCCAAAATTTCAAGCAGCATGTGCAAAACACACCATGCAGAAGACACAAGACTGGTAGTCAACAAACCACAAGTGCATATAGTGGAACCGGAAGAGAGCACTGAATGGGATGTAAAATTATTGAATCAATCTGTTTATGACCAGCCTTCTCCAACAATAGATATAGTTGAGCATTCTCGAGAAAAAGAAGCCTTCAACAGCAATGAATCCTGTGGAACTACCAGCAGTGTAATTAGCTTAACAGATGAATCAAACTCCAGATTGTCAGAATTACCTCAAAAGAATATTAAGGAACACTGTAGTCCAATGAGAAGTGGACTACTTAGTGCTTCAATTgaggaaggagaagaaaaatcATGTTACGATGGTGATAGGAAAGAGTTAAATGACATAGTTTCATCCCAAGGCTCTGTTATTTCATCTCAAATATCTGGAgatttttcaaatgatcaaaatcCTGAGAAAATAGGATCATGCTCAGATAGCAACTCAGAAGTAGAAGTTTTGTCCAGCACAGCAAAGTACAACCATTTTGGTAGCAACACTTCCTTCAGTAAACTCCTCGAAATGGTTAGTTCAACCAAGTTTTATGCAGATAACAGTCAAAAAAGCGAATCAATTGAGAACTTAAGAGATGCATATGATCAACATATACACAGGCAGCATAACAACACAATAGAAAGCTTGAAAAAATCAAGTGCTACTCAGGGCTCTGCAGAAGCATCCATCATCCTATCTGATGAATATACTTTGAAACTCGCCCCCAACTTAGGAATGCTTGATGTTAACTGCTTTGATCCTTTCAAAACAGAAGCATCAACAAGtgacttcttaaaaaaaaaggatgaaaataGCATGAACAGATCTAGTCTTCAAACAACAGAACCTGGAGGCCAAGTTGCAACTACCCATTCTCAAAGTATTGTATCTCAAGTCCATCCTCAGGAACAAAGCAATCACCAGCAGCAAAGTTTTTTCAACATTTCTGGACAAACTCAAGATCTTATGCAGAAAGGAAGGGGGTCAGATCTTGGTGAGCAAAAAAATGCCATGAGGAATGGAACCAATGAGATAAGTTCTGCCCCAATAAAATTTAAGAGCAaggaacaagaaaaagagaaaaaggatgaTTTTGACTGGGATAGTTTAAGAATTGAAGCACAGGCTAAGGCTGGGAAAAGAGAAAAGACAGATAACACCATGGATTCTTTGGACTGGGATGCTGTGAGATGTGCAGATGTCAGTGAAATCGCTGAGACCATCAAAGAACGGGGCATGAACAACAGGCTTGCAGATCGTATTAAG AATTTCTTAAATCGATTGGTTGAAGAACATGGAAGCATTGACCTTGAATGGCTTAGAGACGTTCCACCTGACAAAGCAAA AGAATACTTGCTCAGCATAAGAGGATTGGGACTAAAAAGTGTGGAATGTGTGCGGCTTTTAACACTGCACCATCTTGCCTTCCCG GTAGACACAAATGTCGGACGTATAGCAGTACGACTGGGATGGGTCCCTCTACAGCCACTGCCTGAGTCACTGCAGTTGCATCTCCTAGAATT GTACCCAGTGTTGGAGTCAATACAAAAATATCTCTGGCCTCGACTATGCAAGCTAGATCAGGAAACACT ATATGAGCTACATTACCAGATGATTACATTTGGAAAG GTCTTCTGTACAAAAAGCAAACCAAATTGTAATGCATGCCCAATGAGAGGAGAATGTAGACACTTCGCTAGTGCATTTGCAAG TGCAAGGCTTGCACTGCCTGGACCAGAGCAGAAGAGTATAGTTAGCACAACTGGAAATAGTGTGATTGACCAGAACCCATCTGAAATCATCAGTCAGTTGCACTTGCCTCCCCCTGAGAGCACGGCCCAAGCAGATGATATTCAACTAACAGAAGTGAGCAGACAGTTGGAATCAAAATCTGAAATAAATATTTGCCAACCTATCATTGAAGAGCCCACAACTCCAGAGCCAGAATGCTTGCAAGTATCACAAACTGATATAGAGGATGCTTTCTATGAGGATTTATGTGAAATTCCAACCATCAATCTTAACATAGAAGAGTTCACTATGAATTTACAAAATTACATGCAAGAAAAAATGGAACTTCAAGAAGCTGAAATGTCAAAGGCATTGGTTGCTTTGAATCCAGAAGCTGCTTCCATTCCTATGCCCAAGCTAAAGAATGTGAGCCGATTACGAACAGAGCATTGTGT TTATGAACTCCCAGATACGCATCCTCTTCTCCAAGGG TGGGACACACGAGAGCCTGATGATCCAGGCAAATATCTTCTTGCTATATGGACTCCAG GTGAGACAGCAAATTCTATACAGCCACCAGAAAGCAAATGCAGCTCTCAAGAAGAATGTGGCCAACTCTGTAATGAGAATGAATGTTTCTCGTGCAACAGTTTCCGTGAAGCAAATTCTCAGATAGTTAGAGGGACACTCCTG ATACCATGTCGAACAGCTACACGGGGGAGCTTTCCACTGAATGGCACCTATTTCCAAGTCAATGAG GTATTTGCTGACCATGACTCAAGTCTCAACCCAATTAGTGTGCCTCGAAGTTGGATCTGGAACCTCAACAGGCGAACAGTATATTTTGGAACCTCCGTAACAACAATATTTAAAG GTTTAACAACACAAGAAATTCAACAATGCTTTTGGAGAG